The Calditrichota bacterium genome includes a window with the following:
- a CDS encoding 3-ketoacyl-CoA thiolase: MNKLRRAVFATAGYNTISMGPGRNEFHPKKPRPGIEHYILEAGRGAIQQIGSAEFIDEAVIGNFMAARFCRQGHLAAFLPAVDEALRFKPCTRTEGACASGGLAVYTGIKSILAETAEVVLVIGVEVQNTVKAVYGSDILAGAAHYAGERKAGHAFFFPAKFDERAAAYFARFGQERTRRAMAMWYAQAVENARREPKAQEYHNRAEDLFALGMTPPNPKAFLPNLNIYDCSKVSDGASAIVLASEEGLARLGIPRAQAVRLLGMGVAENDITAAPPELTELTTTRAAVEKAYRMAGLQASDIGVCEVHDCFTISGLLSLEAAGFVGPGEAPDFVAGGETRLGGTVACNTTGGLIGFGHYTGGTGVRQVVDLWRQLTNNAGQCQVKLRSGRRYGMSINMGGNDKTVTVFIFAPAE, from the coding sequence GGGACCCGGTCGAAACGAATTCCATCCCAAAAAGCCACGTCCGGGCATTGAGCACTATATCCTGGAGGCCGGGCGCGGGGCCATCCAACAGATTGGCTCAGCCGAGTTCATCGATGAGGCAGTTATTGGTAACTTCATGGCAGCCCGCTTCTGCCGCCAGGGGCACTTGGCGGCTTTCCTGCCCGCGGTTGACGAAGCGCTGCGTTTCAAGCCGTGTACGCGCACCGAAGGAGCGTGCGCCTCGGGAGGCTTGGCGGTGTACACCGGTATCAAGAGCATCTTGGCGGAGACTGCCGAGGTTGTCTTGGTGATCGGTGTCGAGGTACAGAACACGGTCAAGGCGGTGTACGGGTCGGACATCCTGGCCGGGGCAGCCCACTATGCGGGCGAGCGAAAGGCGGGGCATGCGTTCTTCTTTCCGGCAAAGTTCGACGAACGCGCCGCCGCCTACTTTGCCCGCTTCGGGCAAGAACGCACCAGGCGAGCCATGGCCATGTGGTATGCGCAGGCCGTCGAGAATGCGCGGCGCGAGCCGAAGGCCCAGGAGTACCACAACCGAGCCGAAGACCTTTTCGCTCTGGGCATGACCCCTCCCAATCCCAAAGCTTTCCTGCCCAACCTAAACATCTACGACTGTTCCAAAGTCTCCGATGGTGCCTCGGCCATTGTGCTCGCCTCCGAGGAAGGTTTGGCCCGACTGGGCATCCCGCGCGCGCAGGCCGTGCGACTGCTTGGCATGGGTGTGGCTGAGAACGACATCACCGCTGCGCCGCCAGAGTTGACAGAACTGACCACCACCCGGGCTGCCGTTGAAAAGGCCTATAGGATGGCCGGGCTCCAGGCCAGCGACATCGGTGTGTGTGAAGTCCATGACTGCTTCACCATCAGCGGCCTCCTTTCCCTGGAGGCCGCGGGATTCGTGGGACCAGGGGAAGCGCCTGACTTCGTCGCCGGCGGCGAAACGCGCCTCGGCGGCACCGTTGCCTGCAACACCACCGGGGGGCTCATCGGCTTTGGCCACTACACCGGGGGTACGGGCGTACGACAGGTGGTAGATCTCTGGCGTCAACTGACCAACAACGCCGGGCAGTGCCAAGTGAAACTTCGCTCAGGGCGCCGGTATGGCATGAGCATCAACATGGGGGGGAACGACAAGACAGTCACAGTCTTCATCTTCGCCCCTGCCGAGTAA